The following are encoded in a window of Saccharothrix longispora genomic DNA:
- a CDS encoding substrate-binding domain-containing protein — MRLAAQRRELILAAVREHGVVRLADLVDRLGVTAVTVRRDVTALADRGLVARVHGGITVPRHGEQPRPAPVAHVLVGMVAPSAEYYWPAVIQGAQAAVAAAGGRLALRASRYDAAEDRRQVAALLDRGVQALLVAPSTGGQAGLDLMRRLGGLNVPVVLIERVPPPELPTIGLDAAVTDHALGAGLAVRHLAALGHRAVGLVVSRPSPHHDAIRAGWRSAVASLDLSPDVPALDVPTYGSAQWAAVCDDVLDRCARSGVRALLVHADREAIGLVDRARDRGLDVPGELAVVSYDDEVAAASDPPLTAVRPRKHRLGALAAQLALARVADPLDRPVHRVSLWPSLVVRESCGAGSRRTPQ; from the coding sequence ATGCGGTTGGCGGCGCAGCGGCGTGAACTGATCCTGGCGGCGGTGCGCGAGCACGGCGTGGTCCGGCTCGCGGACCTGGTCGACCGACTGGGCGTGACGGCGGTGACGGTGCGCCGGGACGTGACCGCGCTGGCCGACCGGGGCCTGGTGGCCCGCGTGCACGGCGGCATCACGGTGCCGCGCCACGGCGAGCAGCCGCGACCGGCGCCCGTCGCGCACGTCCTGGTCGGCATGGTCGCGCCGTCGGCGGAGTACTACTGGCCGGCCGTCATCCAGGGCGCGCAGGCCGCCGTGGCCGCCGCCGGGGGCAGGCTGGCGCTGCGCGCGTCGCGCTACGACGCGGCGGAGGACCGGCGACAGGTGGCGGCGCTGCTCGACCGGGGCGTGCAGGCGCTGCTGGTGGCGCCGAGCACCGGCGGTCAGGCCGGGCTCGACCTGATGCGCAGGCTGGGCGGGCTGAACGTGCCGGTGGTGCTGATCGAGCGCGTGCCGCCGCCCGAGCTGCCCACCATCGGCCTGGACGCGGCCGTCACCGACCACGCGCTCGGCGCGGGCCTGGCCGTGCGGCACCTGGCGGCGTTGGGGCACCGGGCGGTCGGCCTGGTGGTGTCGCGGCCGAGCCCGCACCACGACGCGATCCGCGCCGGCTGGCGGTCGGCGGTCGCCTCGCTGGACCTGTCCCCCGACGTGCCGGCGCTCGACGTGCCGACGTACGGGTCGGCGCAGTGGGCGGCGGTGTGCGACGACGTGCTGGACCGGTGCGCGCGCTCGGGCGTGCGGGCGCTGCTGGTGCACGCCGACCGCGAGGCGATCGGGCTGGTCGACCGGGCCCGCGACCGGGGCCTGGACGTGCCGGGTGAGCTGGCCGTGGTGTCCTACGACGACGAGGTGGCCGCCGCGTCCGACCCGCCGCTGACCGCCGTCCGGCCGCGCAAGCACCGGTTGGGCGCGCTGGCGGCGCAACTGGCGCTCGCCCGGGTGGCCGACCCGCTGGACCGGCCGGTGCACCGGGTGTCGCTGTGGCCGAGCCTGGTGGTGCGGGAGTCGTGCGGCGCGGGTTCGCGGCGAACCCCGCAATAG
- a CDS encoding BNR repeat-containing protein, translated as MTRPGATRGAALAAALALTASFAHPPAAHAAPGVTLLSDTLLDASALYFVSYDGLVNNNAFQDALVTHAGYQYAAWYTSTRDAVIARRPLDGAWEKAVLPHRLGTDDSHNVISLGVSPADGTLHVAMDTHDSRLFYTRSVAGLVSQPAAHRWSPSVFGAVQRTLGGVELGDMTYPQFVVTPEGALQFSYRTGRSGNGVNELAEYTGGTWRALGAWTSATGDYTGTNGVVSRTRNAYLHGLTYDRRGRLHAAFTWREGNAGVLCHPGGLTNHDTGYVHSDDRGRTWRNAAGTVVGTTGGTRVSVASPGLVVDPLDPNHGLMNQEGQAADSTGAPHVVISYVPGRFTQCVSDYSAQRTRYGRTFHVTRGPTGAWTKREVPVPPGSTQRTKLVFDRADNAYLVMPRGRVVSASRASGWTDWALVFDRPSMNAFGEVNVDVSRLAADGVLSVQYQQRSSGTTPSAIRVADFRLG; from the coding sequence GTGACGCGCCCGGGGGCGACGCGCGGGGCGGCCCTGGCGGCGGCGCTGGCGCTGACCGCCTCCTTCGCCCACCCGCCGGCGGCGCACGCGGCGCCCGGCGTCACCCTGCTGTCCGACACCCTGCTGGACGCCTCGGCGCTCTACTTCGTGTCCTACGACGGTCTGGTCAACAACAACGCGTTCCAGGACGCGCTGGTCACGCACGCCGGCTACCAGTACGCCGCCTGGTACACGTCCACCCGCGACGCCGTGATCGCGCGGCGGCCCCTCGACGGGGCGTGGGAGAAGGCGGTGCTGCCGCACCGGCTCGGCACCGACGACTCGCACAACGTGATCTCGCTGGGCGTCTCGCCCGCGGACGGCACGCTGCACGTCGCGATGGACACCCACGACTCGCGGCTGTTCTACACCCGCTCGGTGGCCGGCCTGGTCTCGCAGCCGGCCGCGCACCGCTGGTCGCCGTCGGTCTTCGGCGCGGTGCAGCGCACCCTGGGCGGCGTGGAGCTGGGCGACATGACGTACCCGCAGTTCGTCGTCACCCCCGAGGGCGCGCTCCAGTTCAGCTACCGCACGGGCCGGTCGGGCAACGGCGTCAACGAGCTGGCCGAGTACACCGGCGGCACGTGGCGCGCGCTCGGCGCGTGGACCTCGGCCACCGGCGACTACACCGGCACCAACGGCGTGGTGTCCAGGACCCGCAACGCCTACCTGCACGGTCTGACCTACGACCGGCGCGGCCGGTTGCACGCGGCGTTCACCTGGCGCGAGGGCAACGCGGGCGTGCTGTGCCACCCCGGTGGCCTCACCAACCACGACACGGGCTACGTCCACAGCGACGACCGCGGCCGGACGTGGCGCAACGCGGCCGGGACCGTCGTCGGCACCACCGGCGGCACCCGCGTGTCGGTCGCCTCGCCGGGCCTGGTGGTCGACCCGCTCGACCCGAACCACGGCCTGATGAACCAGGAGGGCCAGGCGGCCGACTCGACCGGCGCGCCGCACGTGGTGATCAGCTACGTGCCCGGCCGGTTCACCCAGTGCGTGTCGGACTACAGCGCCCAGCGCACCCGCTACGGCCGCACCTTCCACGTCACCCGCGGTCCGACCGGCGCGTGGACGAAGCGCGAGGTCCCGGTGCCGCCGGGCAGCACGCAGCGCACCAAGCTCGTGTTCGACCGGGCGGACAACGCCTACCTGGTGATGCCGCGCGGCCGGGTCGTGTCGGCGAGCAGGGCGAGCGGCTGGACCGACTGGGCCCTGGTGTTCGACCGCCCGTCGATGAATGCCTTCGGCGAGGTGAACGTGGACGTCTCCCGGCTCGCCGCGGACGGCGTGCTGTCGGTCCAGTACCAGCAGCGCTCCAGCGGCACGACCCCGTCGGCGATCCGCGTCGCGGACTTCCGGCTGGGGTGA
- a CDS encoding transglycosylase SLT domain-containing protein, with product MFQVPPPPPGYQGAHRAEAERVLPKRLAGVAVAVGVLSGAGAAAHAVTTGTFNPVAGGADLGGVPEQKQLTYTGKAATVHSIDLGSETARIIRQDYLTALNTFNQASGVAQDGWTARQAAEEQARKDAIEAAKPPKQRQVEGWIKEAIGILAANGTRIDESSVDEIYTIIIKESGGNPNAVNTWDSNAVRGTPSKGLMQCIDPTFQSYKLAGYDDIYAPVDNIIAGVRYTYARYGGFHNHPGLVSIASGNGYLGY from the coding sequence ATGTTCCAGGTCCCCCCGCCGCCGCCCGGCTACCAGGGCGCGCACCGGGCCGAGGCGGAACGGGTCCTCCCGAAGCGCCTCGCCGGCGTCGCCGTGGCCGTGGGCGTCCTCTCCGGAGCGGGAGCCGCGGCCCACGCGGTGACCACCGGCACGTTCAACCCCGTCGCGGGCGGTGCGGACCTGGGCGGCGTGCCCGAGCAGAAGCAGCTGACGTACACCGGCAAGGCCGCCACCGTGCACTCGATCGACCTGGGTTCGGAGACCGCGCGGATCATCCGCCAGGACTACCTGACCGCGTTGAACACGTTCAACCAGGCCAGCGGCGTCGCGCAGGACGGCTGGACCGCCCGGCAGGCCGCCGAGGAGCAGGCCCGCAAGGACGCCATCGAGGCCGCCAAGCCCCCGAAGCAGCGCCAGGTCGAGGGCTGGATCAAGGAGGCCATCGGCATCCTGGCCGCCAACGGCACCCGGATCGACGAGAGCAGCGTCGACGAGATCTACACGATCATCATCAAGGAGTCCGGCGGCAACCCGAACGCCGTCAACACCTGGGACTCCAACGCCGTGCGCGGCACGCCGTCCAAGGGCCTGATGCAGTGCATCGACCCCACGTTCCAGAGCTACAAGCTCGCGGGCTACGACGACATCTACGCCCCGGTGGACAACATCATCGCGGGCGTCCGCTACACCTACGCGCGCTACGGCGGCTTCCACAACCACCCGGGCCTGGTCTCCATCGCCTCGGGCAACGGCTACCTGGGCTACTGA